A window of the Dasypus novemcinctus isolate mDasNov1 chromosome 15, mDasNov1.1.hap2, whole genome shotgun sequence genome harbors these coding sequences:
- the CDX2 gene encoding homeobox protein CDX-2, with translation MYVSYLLDKDVSMYPSSVRHSGGLNLAPQNFVSPPQYPDYGGYHVAAAAAAAANLDSAQSPGPSWSAAYGAPLREDWNGYAPGGAAAAANAVAHGLNGGSPAAAMGYSTPADYHPHHHPHHHPHHPAAAPSCASGLLQTLNPGPPGPATTAAAEQLSPGGQRRNLCEWMRKPAQPALGSQVKTRTKDKYRVVYTDHQRLELEKEFHYSRYITIRRKAELAATLGLSERQVKIWFQNRRAKERKINKKKLQQQQQQQQPPPPPPPQPPQPQAGPLRSVPEPLSPVSSLQGSVPGSVPGVLGPAGGVLNPTVTQ, from the exons ATGTACGTGAGCTACCTCCTGGACAAGGACGTGAGCATGTACCCCAGCTCCGTGCGCCACTCTGGCGGCCTCAACTTGGCGCCGCAGAACTTTGTCAGCCCCCCGCAGTACCCGGACTACGGCGGCTACCacgtggcggcggcggcggcggcggcggcgaacTTGGACAGCGCGCAGTCGCCCGGGCCGTCCTGGTCCGCGGCGTACGGCGCCCCGCTCCGCGAGGACTGGAACGGGTACGCGCCGGGGGGCGCCGCGGCCGCCGCCAACGCCGTGGCGCACGGCCTCAACGGGGGCTCCCCGGCGGCCGCCATGGGCTACAGCACCCCCGCCGACTACCACCCGCATCACCACCCGCACCACCACCCGCACCACCCGGCCGCCGCGCCTTCCTGCGCCTCCGGGTTGCTGCAGACGCTCAACCCCGGGCCCCCCGGGCCCGCCACCACCGCCGCCGCCGAGCAGCTGTCCCCCGGCGGCCAGCGGCGGAACCTGTGCGAATGGATGCGGAAGCCGGCCCAGCCGGCCCTGGGAAGCCAAG TGAAAACCAGGACGAAAGACAAATACCGCGTCGTGTACACGGACCACCAGCGGCTAGAGCTGGAGAAGGAGTTTCACTACAGCCGCTACATCACCATCCGGAGGAAAGCGGAGCTGGCCGCCACCCTGGGGCTCTCCGAGAGGCAG GTTAAAATTTGGTTTCAGAACCGCAGAGCCAAGGAAAGGAAAATCAACAAGAAGAagttgcagcagcagcagcagcagcagcagccgccgccaccacctccaccacagCCTCCCCAGCCACAGGCGGGTCCTCTGAGAAGTGTCCCAGAACCCTTGAGTCCTGTGTCCTCCCTGCAGGGCTCAGTGCCTGGCTCCGTCCCTGGGGTGCTGGGGCCAGCTGGGGGGGTGTTGAACCCCACTGTCACCCAGTGA